Proteins found in one Opitutaceae bacterium genomic segment:
- the argA gene encoding amino-acid N-acetyltransferase encodes MTSSASQNAATTTIKPTDLRGILKYVPRFQGQTFVVALDGAVVADENLSNILVDIAVLRSLGIQVLLVHGIGQQIQELSEVRKIPITDAVGTGITDAATLDLAIRASARVSHVILEGLTQNALKCAITNAIRAVPLGILKGVDHLYTGKVDRVDIEFLSALLAKSIIPILSPIGFGPEGKALRINSDLLAAEVAEALQASKVIYLSSGPGLEIDGEVRREINVDDLRSLLKESPEKVNDAARSKALNAIKAIETGTPRIHLVDGRIFDGLINEIFSNEGVGSLIYGNDYQQVRRARRGDVRHLYNLMRGAVRREELIHRTQQAIEKNIEQFYVFEIDETIIACVSLSFYPDKPQIAEIGSLYVLPFYHKRGIGRKMVDYACMIAKEKGAKAVVALSTQSYSFFTSAMGFEETDKETLPDARLKLYEESGRHPKVLIRQL; translated from the coding sequence ATGACTTCCAGCGCCAGCCAGAACGCAGCCACGACCACGATTAAGCCGACAGACCTGCGCGGCATCCTGAAGTACGTGCCTCGCTTTCAGGGCCAGACGTTCGTGGTCGCGCTCGATGGCGCAGTCGTTGCAGACGAAAACCTCAGCAACATTTTGGTCGACATCGCCGTGCTGCGAAGCCTCGGCATCCAAGTGCTGTTGGTACACGGTATCGGCCAGCAGATTCAGGAACTCTCTGAGGTCAGGAAGATTCCGATCACCGACGCGGTCGGCACAGGCATCACCGATGCCGCCACCTTGGACCTGGCAATCCGCGCCTCAGCGCGCGTGTCCCACGTTATTCTGGAGGGTCTCACACAGAACGCCCTGAAATGTGCGATCACGAATGCAATCCGCGCTGTGCCGCTTGGAATTCTGAAGGGCGTCGACCACCTGTACACCGGCAAGGTGGATCGCGTGGACATCGAGTTCCTCTCTGCACTTTTGGCGAAGAGCATCATCCCCATTCTCTCACCCATCGGGTTCGGCCCCGAAGGCAAGGCGCTCAGGATCAACTCGGACCTGCTCGCTGCGGAAGTTGCAGAGGCCCTGCAGGCGTCAAAGGTGATTTACCTCTCATCCGGGCCGGGCCTGGAGATCGATGGCGAGGTGCGTCGTGAGATTAACGTGGACGACCTGCGCTCCCTGTTGAAGGAGTCGCCGGAGAAGGTGAATGACGCAGCCCGCAGCAAGGCGCTGAACGCAATCAAAGCGATCGAGACCGGCACGCCGCGAATTCACCTCGTGGATGGCCGCATCTTTGATGGGTTGATCAACGAGATCTTCTCGAATGAGGGTGTTGGATCCCTGATCTACGGCAACGACTACCAGCAGGTACGGCGCGCCCGTCGTGGCGACGTGCGCCATTTATACAACCTGATGCGAGGTGCGGTGCGGCGTGAGGAACTCATCCACCGTACGCAGCAGGCGATCGAAAAGAACATCGAGCAATTCTACGTATTCGAGATCGACGAGACGATCATCGCCTGCGTCTCGCTCTCCTTCTATCCCGACAAGCCACAGATTGCCGAGATTGGCTCCCTCTATGTGCTGCCCTTCTACCACAAGCGGGGCATCGGACGAAAGATGGTGGACTATGCCTGCATGATTGCGAAGGAGAAGGGCGCGAAGGCGGTGGTCGCACTGTCCACACAGAGCTACTCGTTCTTCACCTCTGCCATGGGCTTTGAGGAGACGGACAAGGAGACGCTACCGGATGCTCGCCTGAAGCTATACGAAGAGAGCGGCCGTCACCCGAAGGTCCTCATCAGACAACTTTGA
- a CDS encoding proline--tRNA ligase, which yields MKLWSQFFIPTLKESPADAEIASHKLLVRAGLVRKLGGGLYTYMPFGLRALQKISQICREELDNHGAIELWMPHVHPAEFWEQGPRWAAAREIMFRADSAGDGKRGPRDPEFVLGPTHEEIITPLVKTEITSYRDLPKNFYQIATKFRNEIRPRYGLMRAREFIMMDAYSFDTTDENAIKSYLNMKKAYESFFKRVGVHAIAVEADTGVMGGSFSHEFMVPAEVGDDDVIYNEESGYAANREKATSALVPKDLQDAPPAGEIEKFATPGVVTIAALEAAPYSVSGDKQFKTLVYIGDGKPFLVILRGCDELEEAKLGSLGFGLFRPATPEEIEPVMGAKPGSLGATKGTIKNPKALAGIFADHAVRLIGNGVTGANEDGFHLRNVNVVRDLAITRFGDFRRVRPGEPCPQSGKPLQVRRGIEVGHIFKLGTKYSEKFNAVYTDDQKQSHPMVMGCYGIGVSRTLQAVIEQSHDGDGIIWPWNVAPFQVLVCVLDPQVPEAMEVARKIAAAAEGSGADVLVDDRAERPGVKFKDADLIGIPVRVTVGGKGLKEGIVEIKLRAEKDVAKVPLSEAETRIAEIVKAKVRAS from the coding sequence ATGAAGCTTTGGTCGCAGTTTTTCATTCCCACGCTCAAGGAAAGTCCGGCGGATGCAGAGATCGCTTCGCACAAACTGCTCGTGCGTGCCGGCCTGGTCCGCAAACTGGGTGGCGGCCTTTACACCTACATGCCCTTCGGCCTTCGCGCGCTTCAGAAGATCAGCCAAATTTGCCGCGAGGAGCTGGACAACCATGGGGCAATCGAGCTTTGGATGCCGCATGTTCATCCGGCGGAGTTTTGGGAGCAAGGTCCCCGCTGGGCGGCCGCGCGGGAAATCATGTTCCGCGCGGATAGCGCGGGTGACGGGAAACGCGGCCCACGGGATCCGGAGTTTGTGCTCGGGCCCACCCACGAGGAGATCATCACGCCCCTGGTGAAGACCGAGATCACGAGCTACCGCGATCTACCGAAGAACTTTTATCAGATCGCCACCAAGTTCAGGAACGAGATCAGGCCGCGCTACGGGCTGATGCGCGCCCGCGAATTCATCATGATGGACGCTTACTCGTTCGACACCACCGACGAGAATGCGATTAAGAGTTACCTCAACATGAAGAAGGCTTACGAGAGCTTCTTCAAGCGGGTGGGGGTACATGCGATCGCCGTGGAAGCCGACACTGGCGTCATGGGCGGCAGCTTCTCCCACGAGTTCATGGTGCCGGCCGAGGTCGGAGACGACGATGTGATCTATAACGAGGAGAGCGGTTATGCCGCAAACCGGGAGAAGGCGACAAGCGCCCTGGTCCCGAAGGACCTGCAGGACGCGCCGCCCGCCGGCGAGATCGAGAAGTTCGCGACGCCAGGTGTCGTGACTATCGCCGCACTCGAGGCAGCCCCGTATTCAGTTTCTGGAGACAAACAGTTCAAGACCCTCGTCTACATCGGCGATGGCAAGCCCTTCCTGGTCATCCTGCGTGGGTGTGATGAACTGGAGGAGGCGAAGCTAGGTTCGCTCGGATTCGGCCTTTTTCGTCCCGCGACGCCGGAGGAAATTGAACCGGTGATGGGTGCGAAGCCCGGCAGCCTGGGTGCCACAAAGGGCACGATCAAGAATCCCAAGGCCCTAGCCGGGATCTTTGCGGACCATGCGGTCCGCCTCATTGGCAATGGTGTCACGGGAGCGAATGAGGACGGCTTCCACCTTCGCAACGTGAATGTCGTTCGCGACCTGGCGATCACCCGGTTCGGGGATTTCCGACGCGTTCGCCCGGGCGAACCCTGCCCCCAATCCGGCAAGCCCCTCCAGGTTCGACGCGGCATCGAGGTGGGCCACATCTTCAAGCTTGGGACGAAGTACTCCGAGAAGTTCAACGCGGTGTACACCGATGACCAGAAACAGAGCCACCCGATGGTCATGGGCTGCTATGGAATCGGCGTCAGCCGCACGTTGCAGGCGGTCATCGAGCAAAGCCACGATGGGGACGGAATCATTTGGCCGTGGAACGTCGCACCGTTCCAGGTGCTGGTGTGCGTTCTTGACCCGCAAGTGCCTGAAGCCATGGAGGTCGCACGCAAGATCGCTGCGGCCGCCGAGGGATCGGGCGCGGATGTCCTGGTGGATGACCGGGCCGAGCGTCCAGGGGTGAAATTCAAGGATGCTGACCTGATTGGTATTCCTGTTCGCGTGACTGTTGGCGGGAAAGGCCTCAAGGAAGGAATCGTTGAGATCAAGCTCCGCGCCGAGAAGGACGTTGCGAAAGTGCCGCTCAGCGAAGCGGAAACGCGCATCGCTGAGATCGTCAAAGCGAAGGTCAGGGCGTCCTAA
- a CDS encoding ATP-dependent Clp protease adaptor ClpS, with protein sequence MANTQPAIEPKTSSSTKLALEPLWRVVVLNDPVNLMSYVVLVFKKVFGFDETKARKHMLEVHEKGRSVVWVGLREKAEAYTYTLREWHLTAILESDETH encoded by the coding sequence GTGGCGAACACCCAACCGGCGATTGAACCGAAGACGAGCTCAAGCACAAAGCTTGCGCTCGAACCGCTCTGGCGCGTCGTTGTCCTTAACGATCCCGTCAACCTGATGTCCTACGTCGTGTTGGTCTTCAAAAAAGTATTCGGCTTCGACGAGACCAAGGCCCGAAAACACATGCTCGAGGTCCATGAGAAAGGACGTTCGGTCGTCTGGGTGGGTCTCAGGGAGAAAGCCGAGGCTTACACCTACACCCTCCGTGAGTGGCATCTCACAGCAATCCTCGAAAGCGATGAAACGCATTGA
- a CDS encoding MFS transporter: MREKISYGLGTCIDMWGHWLYPSLAQAVFLVYLGLDAKWVGLAIGLIRFIDIISDPLAGWISDNTRTRFGRRRPLILIGGTLAGVGLPALFLIPGGIVHSQTLGAPDLFWFMVLSNLIYIPIVSLVNMPYQSLGVELTPDYKERTSIMAVRNLMQKVFESAFFVATGFLTLSWFNDAETGRPNPIIGAQTYCALLGAIMIIASVIIFFNVKERYYAKVQMENRQDARNANGFWKNFGQNLRCRPYRILLSKGFAFCVGTGMVQSLGYIATVYYVAGGDDVVGNRWNSAMGPSYAVGGALGAALFGWVGRYLDKKTTIIAACGWGVVAFGTTWFTYNPAFPWLQLLASGSIGMCNAGFWMLNNSMLADVIDHDEFETGRRREGALASMNSWVLKAGNSFGAMASGFILSATGFVSGQKIQAADTLTTMRLVLALVPIAGIVLTIIIALRYPLTREVVLELRTLLEKRRGAVS; encoded by the coding sequence ATGCGAGAGAAGATCTCCTACGGCCTCGGAACCTGCATAGACATGTGGGGCCACTGGCTTTACCCGTCACTCGCACAGGCAGTATTCCTCGTCTACCTCGGCCTGGATGCGAAATGGGTGGGCCTTGCGATCGGACTGATTCGCTTTATTGACATTATATCAGATCCGCTGGCCGGGTGGATTTCAGACAATACCCGCACGCGTTTCGGTCGGAGGCGGCCCTTGATTTTGATCGGCGGCACCTTGGCCGGGGTGGGTCTCCCGGCGCTGTTCCTGATACCCGGGGGCATCGTTCACTCGCAGACTTTAGGTGCGCCCGACCTTTTCTGGTTCATGGTGCTTTCAAATCTGATCTACATACCAATCGTCAGCTTGGTAAACATGCCCTACCAGAGTCTCGGTGTGGAGTTGACGCCGGACTACAAGGAGCGGACCTCGATCATGGCCGTCCGCAACCTGATGCAGAAGGTCTTCGAATCGGCATTTTTTGTGGCTACCGGATTTCTGACACTCTCCTGGTTTAATGATGCGGAGACCGGCCGGCCAAACCCGATCATTGGCGCGCAAACCTACTGCGCCCTCTTGGGCGCGATTATGATCATCGCGAGCGTGATTATTTTCTTCAATGTGAAGGAGCGCTATTACGCCAAGGTTCAAATGGAGAATCGCCAGGATGCCAGGAATGCGAACGGTTTCTGGAAGAACTTCGGGCAAAACCTGCGCTGCCGCCCCTACCGCATCCTTCTCTCGAAGGGTTTCGCATTTTGCGTTGGCACCGGGATGGTCCAATCACTCGGTTACATTGCCACCGTTTACTACGTCGCCGGTGGCGACGACGTGGTGGGCAACCGCTGGAACTCGGCGATGGGCCCGTCCTACGCGGTCGGGGGCGCGCTTGGTGCCGCCTTGTTTGGCTGGGTGGGTCGCTACCTCGACAAGAAGACGACCATTATCGCTGCCTGCGGCTGGGGTGTCGTGGCCTTTGGAACCACCTGGTTTACCTATAACCCCGCATTTCCGTGGCTCCAATTGCTCGCCTCGGGTTCGATTGGCATGTGCAATGCGGGATTCTGGATGCTCAATAACTCAATGCTCGCAGACGTCATCGACCACGACGAGTTTGAGACCGGTCGACGCCGCGAGGGCGCCCTAGCCTCCATGAACTCCTGGGTGCTGAAGGCGGGCAATTCCTTTGGAGCAATGGCCTCAGGCTTCATTTTGAGCGCCACCGGATTCGTATCCGGTCAGAAAATCCAGGCAGCTGACACGTTGACCACAATGCGGCTCGTGCTGGCATTGGTTCCGATCGCAGGAATTGTACTGACGATTATTATCGCCTTGCGATACCCGCTCACGCGCGAGGTGGTGCTTGAACTTCGAACGCTCCTCGAGAAACGCCGGGGAGCGGTCTCGTAA
- a CDS encoding cellulase family glycosylhydrolase, whose amino-acid sequence MTFPRLAAILLLLAASLAAAPYVSFDASPASNGSEPFSREISFEIELPDGSMQLQPAFYAGDGVWSVRLFPRQSGVYRLRNAFEGGLALPIVPGSMPAVEASAREDVFVRIDPANPLRFVRGNMPYLPFGANLPWAQGPVVPFYRKALDAFAVENLNWARIWMAHWAAMNLDWSPDNAGPSPTPGTLDLHVAASWDEIVAAAEKAGVAFQLVLQHHGQVSLTVNPNWNENPWNASNPGGFLHTPEDFFTDARARSLTKRKYRYIVARWGYSPAIMAWELFNEVHNSASLRKSPPATADVAAWHSEMAAYLRSIDPERHLVTTSLDPISSPVYADMDYLQPHLYAANMLAASRRVLLDTLPMTRPVFFGEIGDDQLSVSQEDRQTGETLIGPVWASLMGDAEQPGQTWYVERLLDSGRLHQLGSVARFIATAELARRPALKPFEPRVVTEQTMPFRLQPALWWHRHEPSVVDVPVDGREPAEAALIPRPLVGSPASIADGFPDRASLRLHLPAATRAVFKLGGANVGGATAQLLVNGATVSSHDWPAEKATRALAEPATLTAKLPQGEVIVTLRNSGGREWFHFDEMQLDLPMPVIGALGRRTDSLVLLWAWNKLPSTERGGGVPATLIIDQVSAGTWRVRFWDTSLGTVMHTQEIRHLGGDLAVQTPPVRRHLAVILERFD is encoded by the coding sequence ATGACATTCCCCCGCCTGGCGGCGATCCTGCTTCTGCTCGCCGCCTCCCTCGCCGCAGCGCCCTACGTCTCGTTTGACGCTTCCCCGGCTTCCAACGGCAGCGAGCCATTCTCGCGCGAGATCAGTTTCGAGATCGAACTCCCCGATGGCTCGATGCAACTGCAACCCGCCTTCTACGCGGGAGACGGGGTATGGAGTGTGCGACTCTTCCCGCGTCAGTCGGGCGTTTATCGCCTTCGCAACGCGTTCGAGGGAGGACTAGCGCTCCCGATCGTGCCGGGGTCCATGCCTGCGGTTGAAGCGTCCGCCCGCGAGGATGTGTTCGTGCGCATCGATCCGGCAAACCCCCTCCGCTTTGTGCGGGGAAACATGCCCTACCTCCCCTTTGGGGCCAACCTTCCCTGGGCCCAGGGACCAGTTGTTCCGTTTTACCGCAAAGCCCTGGATGCTTTTGCGGTGGAGAACCTGAACTGGGCCAGGATCTGGATGGCTCACTGGGCTGCCATGAACCTCGACTGGTCCCCGGATAACGCGGGTCCCTCACCCACCCCGGGGACATTGGATCTGCACGTTGCCGCCTCCTGGGACGAGATCGTCGCAGCAGCCGAGAAGGCAGGCGTGGCATTTCAACTCGTGCTTCAGCACCACGGGCAGGTGAGTCTCACCGTCAACCCAAACTGGAACGAGAACCCATGGAATGCATCCAACCCAGGTGGTTTTCTCCACACGCCCGAAGATTTCTTCACGGACGCAAGGGCTCGGTCGCTGACGAAACGCAAGTACCGCTACATCGTCGCGCGCTGGGGCTATTCGCCTGCGATCATGGCTTGGGAACTTTTCAACGAAGTCCACAACTCCGCCAGCCTGAGGAAGAGCCCGCCCGCCACTGCGGACGTTGCCGCGTGGCATTCAGAGATGGCGGCATATTTGCGCTCCATCGATCCCGAGCGCCACCTCGTCACCACAAGCCTCGACCCGATCAGCAGCCCGGTTTATGCAGACATGGACTACCTGCAGCCCCACCTGTACGCGGCCAATATGCTCGCCGCTTCACGTAGGGTACTTTTGGATACACTCCCGATGACCCGCCCGGTCTTCTTTGGGGAGATCGGAGACGATCAGCTAAGCGTCTCCCAGGAGGATCGACAAACAGGCGAAACCCTCATCGGCCCGGTCTGGGCGAGTCTCATGGGTGACGCCGAGCAACCGGGACAAACCTGGTACGTGGAACGCCTGCTCGACAGCGGCAGGCTGCACCAACTCGGCTCGGTTGCGCGTTTCATCGCCACCGCGGAGCTGGCCCGGCGGCCTGCACTCAAGCCTTTCGAACCACGGGTCGTCACCGAACAGACCATGCCGTTTCGCCTGCAGCCCGCACTCTGGTGGCATCGCCATGAGCCATCGGTTGTCGATGTGCCGGTCGATGGCCGCGAGCCCGCCGAAGCCGCCTTGATTCCGCGCCCGCTTGTGGGGTCGCCTGCAAGCATTGCCGACGGATTTCCCGACCGCGCAAGCTTGAGACTTCACCTGCCCGCCGCGACGCGCGCCGTGTTCAAACTCGGCGGCGCCAACGTGGGCGGTGCCACGGCGCAACTGCTCGTAAACGGCGCCACCGTCTCAAGCCATGACTGGCCCGCTGAAAAGGCCACGCGCGCCCTCGCGGAGCCGGCAACACTCACTGCCAAGCTTCCCCAGGGTGAGGTCATCGTGACACTACGGAACTCCGGAGGACGGGAGTGGTTTCATTTCGACGAAATGCAGCTCGACCTCCCGATGCCTGTGATTGGAGCTCTCGGGCGTCGCACGGATTCCCTCGTCCTCCTCTGGGCCTGGAACAAGTTGCCGTCGACGGAGCGTGGCGGCGGTGTACCGGCGACCCTAATAATTGACCAGGTGTCGGCAGGAACGTGGCGAGTCCGCTTCTGGGATACTTCGCTCGGGACCGTGATGCACACTCAGGAGATCCGCCATCTGGGCGGCGACCTGGCAGTCCAAACCCCTCCTGTTCGCAGGCACCTGGCTGTTATCCTCGAAAGGTTCGACTAA
- a CDS encoding DNA-binding transcriptional regulator has translation MRPNVLLVFNTRLEECVLMLRGIGKYERTHRAWHAFIDDEARAENDDQWLRSQKWDGVISRHTSPKLASVCKALGIPLVDMHDCEPFPGVPKLRPDNTAIGHLGAEHFLERGFFHLGFSGFGNCDWSRKRRDGFVESAKLAGHTVSIHDVDYPGNLTPFWDEGQLQVISKWMQSLPKPVGIMACNDLRALQVIGAAHSCNYMVPEEVAVLGANNEAIRCELSYPPLSSIEGNSLHAGYLAAEALSCLMDGIQPSAMESQIEPLGVVTRHSTDVLAITNRSVAAALSFIRENAAKGISVDDVLKRASMSRSQLEKKFRQFIGRSPQAEIRRVQVARIQRLLIETDYPLKKIAELAGFEHVEYLSVVFKRITGQSPGSYRRKMQTQDL, from the coding sequence ATGCGTCCGAATGTTCTGCTTGTTTTCAATACCCGGCTGGAGGAATGCGTCCTCATGCTCCGCGGAATTGGGAAATATGAGCGCACCCACCGCGCCTGGCATGCCTTTATTGACGATGAGGCACGCGCCGAAAACGACGACCAATGGCTGAGAAGCCAGAAATGGGATGGCGTCATCTCACGGCACACCAGTCCAAAGCTTGCCTCAGTCTGCAAAGCCCTGGGAATCCCGCTCGTGGATATGCACGACTGCGAGCCATTTCCCGGCGTGCCCAAACTCCGACCCGACAACACCGCGATCGGCCACCTCGGCGCCGAGCACTTCCTGGAGCGCGGCTTCTTCCACCTTGGGTTCAGCGGCTTTGGCAACTGCGACTGGTCACGAAAACGTCGAGACGGGTTTGTTGAATCCGCCAAGCTCGCCGGACACACGGTTTCAATCCATGATGTCGACTACCCGGGAAACCTGACCCCATTCTGGGATGAGGGCCAGCTGCAGGTGATTTCCAAATGGATGCAGTCACTGCCGAAACCGGTCGGCATCATGGCATGCAACGATCTGCGCGCCCTCCAAGTCATCGGCGCTGCACACAGCTGCAACTACATGGTGCCGGAGGAAGTTGCCGTCCTCGGGGCAAACAATGAGGCAATCCGCTGCGAGCTGTCTTATCCGCCGCTATCCAGTATCGAAGGCAACTCGCTGCACGCCGGCTACCTCGCAGCGGAAGCTCTCTCCTGCCTCATGGACGGAATCCAGCCGTCGGCGATGGAATCGCAAATCGAACCTCTTGGCGTCGTCACACGCCATTCGACCGATGTCCTCGCGATCACCAATCGCAGCGTGGCAGCCGCTCTCAGCTTCATCCGCGAAAACGCCGCCAAGGGAATTTCAGTGGATGATGTCCTCAAGCGAGCGTCCATGTCCCGCAGCCAGCTTGAAAAGAAGTTCAGGCAGTTTATCGGTCGGTCGCCCCAGGCCGAGATCCGACGGGTGCAGGTGGCGCGCATCCAGCGCCTCCTGATCGAGACAGACTACCCACTCAAGAAGATCGCCGAGCTGGCGGGCTTCGAGCACGTCGAATACCTCTCGGTGGTATTCAAGAGAATCACAGGGCAGTCGCCGGGATCATACAGGCGCAAGATGCAGACGCAGGACTTGTAG
- a CDS encoding glycoside hydrolase family 130 protein, giving the protein MKLKIVGTSIPNIPWQEKPAGNTDLVWRYDGNPVIGRRPLPGVTGIYNSAVVPWKGGFIGVFRTEGMDRIPHLHVGRSPDGIKWTFEPKPIVLKNPDPEVTRFEYAYDPRVTLIDDTYYVTWCNGYHGPTIGIATTKDFVNFEQLENAFLPYNRNGVLFPRKFNGKYLMLSRPSDTGHTPFGDIFVSESPDMVYWGKHRHVMAKGGQWWQGTKIGAGPSPIETNEGWLLFYHGVINTCNGFVYSMGAAILDLEQPWKVKHRLNQCLLTAEAPYELAGLVPGVCFPVGALCDVDTGRIAIYYGAADTFSALCFCKADEVVGFIQANSM; this is encoded by the coding sequence ATGAAGCTCAAAATCGTTGGCACCTCGATTCCCAACATTCCCTGGCAGGAGAAACCCGCCGGAAATACAGACCTGGTTTGGCGCTATGACGGAAACCCCGTCATCGGCCGTCGCCCGCTTCCGGGCGTGACCGGAATCTACAACAGCGCAGTCGTTCCCTGGAAAGGCGGCTTCATCGGCGTGTTCCGAACTGAAGGAATGGACCGCATCCCGCACCTCCATGTCGGGCGGAGCCCGGACGGCATCAAATGGACCTTCGAGCCCAAGCCAATCGTTCTCAAGAACCCTGATCCAGAAGTCACGCGTTTCGAATACGCCTACGACCCGCGCGTCACACTCATAGACGACACCTACTATGTGACCTGGTGCAATGGTTACCATGGCCCGACCATTGGCATCGCCACGACCAAGGACTTCGTCAATTTTGAGCAGCTTGAGAACGCATTCCTTCCGTACAATCGCAATGGCGTTCTTTTTCCACGGAAATTCAATGGCAAGTACCTGATGTTGAGCCGCCCGTCCGACACGGGCCACACCCCCTTCGGCGACATCTTCGTCAGCGAGTCACCCGATATGGTGTACTGGGGCAAACACCGGCACGTCATGGCCAAGGGAGGCCAATGGTGGCAAGGCACCAAAATCGGCGCCGGTCCTTCACCAATCGAAACCAATGAGGGCTGGCTCCTTTTCTATCACGGCGTGATCAACACCTGCAACGGCTTCGTCTATTCCATGGGCGCGGCAATTCTAGATCTGGAACAACCATGGAAGGTCAAGCATCGCCTCAACCAATGCCTCCTCACCGCCGAGGCACCCTACGAACTCGCGGGTCTGGTCCCTGGCGTTTGCTTCCCCGTCGGCGCACTCTGCGATGTGGATACTGGTCGCATCGCGATCTATTACGGCGCGGCCGATACATTCTCAGCCCTCTGCTTCTGCAAAGCCGACGAGGTCGTCGGGTTCATCCAGGCCAATTCGATGTAA